In Chryseobacterium scophthalmum, the genomic stretch GGCTTTTTTACTTAAAAATTACGAATATAATGTTGGATATTTTTGAAAGAATAAAAGAAAATCCAGGACCTCTTGGACAGTTTGCAGATTATGGTGAAGGATATTTTATTTTCCCTAAACTAGAAGGTCCTATCGGTCCGAGAATGCAGTTTCAGGGAAGAGAAGTAATTTTCTGGAGTGCCAATGACTATTTGGGAATGTGTAACCATCCTGAAGTTTTGGAAGCGGATGCTAAAGCTGCTGCAGAATACGGAATGTTTTATCCGATGGGAGCAAGAGCAATGTCTGGTGAAACGCATCAGCATTTGCAATTGGAAAAAGAATTGGCAGAATTTGTACAAAAAGAATCAGCATATTTATTAAATTTCGGTTATCAAGGAATGGTTTCTACCATCGATGCTTTGGTAAGCAGAAATGATGTAATTGTTTACGACGTAGATTCTCATGCTTGTATCGTAGACGGTGTAAGACTTCATGCCGGTAAGAGATTTACTTACAGACACAATGATATCGAAAGTCTTGAGAAAAATCTTCAGAGAGCGACGAAAGTTGCAGAAGAAACTGGTGGCGGTATTTTGGTAATTACTGAGGGGGTTTTCGGAATGAGAGGACAACAAGGTAAACTGAAAGAAATCTGCGAGCTAAAATCTAAATATCAATTCAGACTTTTAGTAGATGATGCACACGGTTTCGGAACTCTTGGTGAAACCGGAGCCGGAGCTGGAGAAGAGCAAGGATGTCAAGATCAGATTGATGTTTATTTCTCTACTTTTGCAAAATCAATGGCTGGTTTCGGAGCATTTATCGCAGGTGATAAAGAAATCATCAGATATTTGAAATTCAATTTAAGATCTCAGATTTTTGCTAAATCTTTAACAATGCCAATGGTAATCGGAGGTTTGAAAAGATTGGAATTGCTAAGAACAAGACCTGAAATTAAAGCTAAACTTTGGGAAAATACCTTAAAATTACAAAACGGACTTAGCGAAAGAGGTTTCAACATCGGTGATACCAATACTTGTGTAACTCCGGTAATGATGCAAGGTTCTCCGGTAGAGGCAACTCTGTTGGTAAAAGACTTGAGAGAAAATTATGGAATCTTCACATCTGTAGTGGTTTATCCTGTAATACCTAAAGGAATGATTTTATTAAGATTAATTCCTACCGCTTCTCACACAGATGCAGAAATCAACGAAACATTGGCTGCATTTGATGCTATTCATGACAAATTGAAAAATGGATACTACAAAGAGCAGGAGCAAAAATTATTATCTGAAAAAGGTTTAAGTTTCAAAGAAATTTAATTTAAAATAATAAGGAGTGTTCAAAAATTTTGGACACTCTATTTTTATTTTTTTGCCACGAATACACGAATTTGTTTACTATTTGTAAAAAAATATTTGTGCATTCGTGGCAAAAAACTTTTCAAAACCCAAACAGATTCATAAAGATTTAGAATAAATTTGCAAAAAAAATTCCCTTTGAAAGATCTTCTTCTTATTACTCCACCATTCACGCAACTCAACACTCCTTATCCTGCGACAGCTTATATTAAAGGTTTTCTCAATACTAAAAATATTTCAAGCTATCAAATTGATTTGGGGATCGAAGTTATTTTGGAGTTATTTTCAAAAGACGGAATTCAGAAAATTTTTGATACCGAAATTGATCTGCAGAATATTTCAGAAAACTCACAGCGAATTTTTGCTTTAAGAGATGAATATTTAAAAACAATTGATCAGGTTATTTTATTTCTTCAAAATAAAAATCCTACTTTGGCGAGACAGATCTGTTCGATGAATTTTCTTCCCGAAGCTTCCCGATTCAACCAATTGGACGATATGGAATTTGCTTTCGGAAATATGGGACTTCAGGATAAAGCTAAACATTTGGCAACTTTATATTTAGAAGATTTATCTGATTATATTGTTGAAAATGTAGATTCAGATTTTGGATTTAGCAGATATGCAGAAAGATTAGGAAAAAGTGCCAATTCTTTTGACGAATTATATTCAAAACTAAATGATTCTCAAACGTTTATTGACGATTTTACTTTAAAAATTCTTCATGAAAAATTAGAGCTGGTTCAGCCGAAATTAGTATGTTTTTCAATTCCTTTTCCCGGAAATTTATATTCAGCTTTTCGGTCAGCAAAATTTATAAAAGAAAATTATCCGCACATTAAAACTGCAATGGGTGGAGGTTTTCCGAATACCGAATTAAGAGAAATTAAAGATGAAAGAGTTTTTGAATTTTTCGATTTCATCACTTTAGATGATGGTGAAGTTCCTTTAGAATTAGTTTATGAAAATGTTTGTCGTTCTGAGCAAAGCGAAGAATCTCATTTCAAAAGAACTTTTTTAATTGAAAACCAAGAAGTTACCTATAAAAATAATTCTACCAAACACGATTACAAACAATCTGAAATAGGAACTCCAGATTATACTGATTTACAGTTAGATAAATATATTTCAGTCATTGAAATTGCCAATCCGATGCACAGTTTATGGAGCGACGGAAGATGGAATAAATTGACAATGGCACACGGTTGCTATTGGGGAAAATGTACTTTTTGCGATATTTCTTTAGATTACATCAAAATTTATGAACCCATTTCTGCCAAAATTTTAGTTGACAGAATGGAAGAATTAATTAAGACAACCGGCGAAACCGGGTTTCATTTTGTAGACGAAGCCGCTCCTCCCGCTCTGATGCGAGAAGTTGCTTTGGAAATTTTACGAAGAAATCTTGTGGTAACTTGGTGGACCAATATTCGTTTTGAAAAAAGTTTCACTCAGGATTTATGTTTTCTTTTAAAACTTTCGGGTTGCGTTGCGGTTTCGGGCGGGCTTGAAGTTGCAAGTGATCGATTGTTGAAATTAATTGACAAAGGAGTTTCTGTAGATCAGGTTGCGAAAGTTACCAAAAATTTTACAGAAGCAGGAATTATGGTTCATGCTTATTTAATGTATGGCTACCCTACTCAAACCATTCAGGAAACTGTGGATTCTTTGGAAATGGTTCGTCAGCTTTTTGAAATGGGAATTTTACAAAGTGGTTTTTGGCATCAGTTTGCCATGACAGCGCATTCTCCGGTCGGACAAAATCCTGAAGAATTTGGCGTGACTCCAATTAAGCAGGAAATTAAGTTTGCCAATAATGATATTGATTTCAAAGACAAAACCGGAATCGATCACAGTAAATTTAGTTTTGGTTTAAAAAAATCTCTGTTCAATTTCATGCACGGAATTAATTTTGAAATTCCTTTGCAGGATTGGTTTGATTTTAAAATTCCAAAAACAACTATTCACTCGGATTATATTCACGACTGTTTGTTAGATGAAGATCAATTTAGTTTTAAAGGAAATTCTAAAGTTATATTTTTAGCGAAAAACGTAATCGCTGAGAATTACGTAAAAACAAAAAAACAGAACTCATGGACGTATACGAAAATTACGTTCCATTTACGAACCAATATTGTTAAGGTAGATTTTGAGCAGGAAAAAGCAGATTGGCTGATAAAAATTATTTCTAAAAATACTTTTGAAAATCCGAAACGTATCACGCTTCAGCAACTTAAGCTTAATTTTGAAGAAAACTTTGAAGATTTTGAGCTATTCTGGTTTTCAAAACCAATGCAGCAACTAAAAGAGAATGGAATTATTTTGAGTTTGTAAATTTTGAATATTTTCTTCTAAAATTTTCAATTCATAAAAAATAAACATCAATTTGTCAATCTGTAGGAATCTCAGAAATAACATTTTAAAATTTAAGTTTAGATTCCTACTGAATGACAAACTTTGAAAAAAAACCAATCCTGAAAAGTAAGTTTTCAGGATTTATCTTTTTTGGCTAAGCCATTAGAATTCTTTTTTTAATCAAACGGGCTAAAGCCTATTCCTATTGAATTTCTTAAATTATAGAGATTTATTTTTTATCTTTTTCAACTCCATCTTTTATAACCTCTCCAACTTCTACTTTTTCTCTAATTTTAATAAAATTAGGGTCTAAAATTGCCATTCTTTCAGCAAGAGCTTTATAAGTAGGAAATTTCAGAATAGAAGCCCGACCTGACATTTCTCTGTATAAAGTAAAAACTTTTCCGCCTGCTGTAGTAATTCTTTTCGTCGTTGTACTATATCGTCCAACCAATTTACTTTTAGCATCATACATTTCAATATCAATAAATGTTTTATCTGAAATCGTATCTTCAGAGCCAAAACTTACAGGTAAATTAGTGAAATATCCAACCGGAACACCATTGCTTAAAATTTCGCCTACATTATTTACGGTAATATTTAATCTGTCGATTTTAGATCTTATGGTGTAAGCTTCCTTTGTTTTGGTATCAAGCTTGCGTTTCGGCATGTTTTTGAAAAGTTCATCCAAGTTTTTTACGTTGATTCCTCTTTCATCGATAATTTTCAACGCTCTAATGCAAGTATAAACTGCAGATTTTTCGTCACCGGAAAATGCGGACGGAGAGATATAATCCATATCTAAAGTTTTTTCGCGGTTGTACACACGATTCAACTTCACGTAACTATCTCGTACAGAATCTACTACGCTCTTATCTACAAACTCCATCGTGAAAATTGGAGTTTCCTTCAAATCCATAAAAGTATATTCTCCAGATTTGCTTGATATTTTCGCAACATGAATTCCGTCTAAACTAACAATGCCTCTTTTCGTTTTAATAATTTGAGCATTTAGAATGAAGCTCAAAACAGTAAAGAACATGACTAAACTTTGTTTCATAAAATCAGATTTTACAAAGCATAAAAAAAAGTGTAACCAAAGTTACACTTTTTTGAAAATATATTTAGCTTCGATTTTAATTATTCGCAAAGGATAATTCCTTTATCATTATTAAATTCTACAACACCGCTTTTTATAGGATACGTAAAAACTTCGTTTTGATTTTCATTTTCTTTGGCAAAGTTTTTAGCATAAGCTTCGTCTACAGATTTTGTAAACAGCTTTACTTTACCGTTTGATAATGAAGAAACAATTCCTGCGTGGTTTTTCATCAGGTGAAACTCACCATTCTTTCCAGGCAACAATACTGAGTCTACTTCTCCTTCAAAAACTACGTATTCTGGTGTTAAAATTTTTATATTCATAGAAACAAATTTGAAATTTGATGTTTGAAATTTGAAATTACCATCGAATCTCAAATTTCAAATCTCAAATTGTTAATAATTTATGCGTTATCCGCTAACATTTTTTGTCCAGCTTCGATCGCTTCTTCGATAGTTCCTTTCAAGTTGAAAGCAGCTTCCGGTAAGTGATCCAATTCACCATCCATAATCATGTTGAATCCTTTGATGGTATCTTTGATATCTACCAATGATCCCGGAATACCTGTAAACTGTTCAGCTACGTGGAAAGGCTGAGATAAGAATCTCTGAACTTTTCTAGCACGGTAAACTACAGATTTATCTTCTTCAGAAAGTTCTTCCATACCAAGAATTGCGATGATATCCTGAAGAGCTTTGTATCTCTGAAGAATTTCTTTTACTCTCTGAGCACAGTTATAATGTTCTTCACCGATAATTTCCGGAGCCAAGATTCTTGACGTAGAAGCCAATGGATCTACCGCTGGATAAATACCTAACGAAGCAATTTTTCTATCTAGTACAGTTGTTGCATCTAAGTGAGCAAACGTTGTAGCAGGAGCCGGGTCAGTTAAGTCATCCGCAGGTACGTAAACCGCTTGTACTGAAGTAATTGAACCATTTTTAGTTGAAGTAATTCTTTCCTGCATCGCACCCATTTCAGATGCCAAAGTTGGTTGGTAACCTACCGCAGAAGGCATACGACCCAAAAGTGCAGATACCTCAGAACCAGCTTGTGTAAAACGGAAGATGTTATCTACGAAGAAAAGTACGTCTCTACCTTGTCCTGTTTCACCACCGTCTCTGTAGTACTCAGCTAAAGTAAGACCAGAAAGTGCTACTCTCGCTCTTGCTCCAGGTGGCTCGTTCATTTGTCCGAAAACGAATGCAGCTTTAGAATCTTTCATTACTTCTAAATCTACTTTAGAAAGATCCCAACCTCCGTTTTCCATAGAGTGCATGAAATCATCACCGTATTTAATAATACCTGATTCTAACATCTCTCTCAAAAGGTCATTTCCTTCTCTCGTTCTTTCACCTACACCGGCAAAAACAGAAAGACCACCGTGTCCTTTTGCAATATTGTTAATCAACTCCTGGATCAATACAGTTTTACCTACACCCGCACCACCGAACAAACCAATTTTACCTCCTTTTGAGTAAGGCTCTACTAAGTCGATTACTTTAATACCTGTGAATAAAACTTCTGCAGAAGTTGAAAGTTGATCAAATTTTGGAGCTGGTCTGTGAATTGGAAGACCACCTTCCTTAGAAATATTCTGAAGTCCGTCGATAGCATCCCCAACAACGTTGAATAGTCTTCCGTTTACCGCATCACCGATTGGCATGATAATAGGATTTCCGTATCCAATTACATCCTGACCTCTTTTAAGACCATCAGTTGCATCCATCGCGATACATCTTACAGTATCCTGACCAATATGCTGCTCTACTTCTAATACTACTTTTTCACCGTTTTCTTTTGTAATCTCCAAAGCATCATAGATACTTGGAATAGCTTCTACATTATTAAAAACTACGTCGATTACAGGACCAATAATTTGAGAAATTTTTCCTTTAATTTGGTTTGCCATTGCTAAATTTTTTCTTGGTGCAAATATAATGAATCTTCACAAACCTGCAATTGCTAAAAAAAAGATTTTTATCATGCTTTTTTAACAGTTTAGTTATCTAGCAATTTACCAATAAATGGCTCAATAAAGTGTCTATTTTTATTGTTACACTATTACATTGGTAAATTGTTACATTAATAAGTACATTATAACTATATTTGCAGTCAAAATTTTTTCATCTTGAAAGTTTTCAGAAATTTTAGTGATTATCCCTCTCAAAAGCCTCTGGCCTTATCATTGGGAATGTTTGACGGAGTTCATCTTGGCCATAAATGTATCATCGATGAGCTGAAAAAAGTGGGCTCTACCTATCATCTGGAAACTGCAGTTCTTACTTTCTGGCCGCATCCGAGATTTGTTTTTAATCCAAATGAAGACTTGAAACTTCTTAATACTTTGGATGAAAAAACTTTACTGATGGAAAAATATGGCATCAATAATTTGTTTTTAAAAGAATTTGATGACGAATTCAGAAATCTTACCGGTGAAGAATTTGTGCGTCAGATTTTAATTGAGAAATTAAATGTCAAATATTTGATCATAGGTTACGACCATTCTTTCGGGAAAAATAAAAGCGGAAATTTTGAATTGCTTCAAAAACTTTCTAAAGAATTAGATTTTGAAGTAGAGCAAATGGAAGCGATCAACATCCACGAAAATAATATCAGCTCAACAAAAATCAGAAATGCTTTATTAGCAGGAAATATTTTGGAGGCCAACGAAATGTTGGGTTACTCCTACTCTGTTTCCGGAAAGGTTGTGCATGGGAAGAAATTAGGCAGAACTATCGGTTATCCAACCGCCAATATTGAAACTGAAAATATAAAATTACTTCCCAAAAAAGGTGCTTATATTGTTGAAGTTCTTGTAAACAACCAGCAATATAAAGGAATGTTGAGTGTAGGAACCAATCCTACTGTAAACGGAGAAAAACTAACCGTTGAAGTTTATATTCTTGATTTTGAAGGAGATATTTACGATGAAAAAATTACTGTGAAATTCAGAGATTTTCTTCATGAGGAAATTAAATTTGAAGGTTTAGAAAAATTGATTGAAAGATTGGATGAGGATAAAAGATTGACCGAGAATTTTGAGTTTTAGCTATTCAGAATTTCCTCTTTCGCTTTTTTTGTCAAAGATTTAAAGACCAAATCATACGACTGATCAATCATTTTTAAAACTAAATCTCTTTTTAGACCATCTAAAGAAACAGAATTCCAATGGGTTTTATTCATGTGAAATGCGCCTGTAATTTGTGGATGTTGCTCACGAAGTTCTTCGCTCCATTCAGGATCTGTTTTTACATTGATACTTAAAGGCTGTCTTTCTAAAGACATCAACAGAAAAATTTTAACTCCTACTTTTAAAACTAAAGTTTCGTTATCGAACGGAAAACTTTCTGTCACTCCTTTTTTTGCAAGACAATAATCTAAAATTTCGTTGGCATCCATTTCGTATGGGTAATAATTAATTGGTAATGAATAATAATTGATAACTGATTAATCATAAATGATAAATGATAAATGATGAATTATAATTAATATTTTAATTTAACTAAAAGATCTTTTATCTTTTATCTTAAATAATTACCTCAAATTTAGTAAATTTAAAAAAGGAATTGATCATCACGCAAAACTATTTATTATGAAAGCTTTAGTAATCGGTGCTACAGGTGCAACAGGAAAAGATTTGGTAAATCAGTTGTTACAGGATAACGATTTTGAGGAAGTGAATGTTTTTGTAAGAAAACCTCTATCTATTCAAAACAAAAAGTTAAAAACTCATGTTGTTGATTTTGAAAAATATGAAGACTGGAAAAATCTGGTTAAAGGTGATGTTGCATTTTCTTGTCTCGGAACCACACTTAAAGATGCCGGAAGCAAAGATGCACAGAGAAAAGTTGATTTCGATTATCAATATCAATTTGCAAAAGCTGCAAAAGAAAATAATGTAGATGATTATATTCTTGTTTCTGCTTACGGAGCCAATCCTAAATCAAAAATTTTTTATTCTAAAATGAAAGGCGAGCTTGAAGAAGCTGTAAAAAAACTTCATTTTAATAAAATTACCATTTTCAAACCCGGAATGCTCGAAAGAAAAGATTCTGAAAGAACCGGTGAAGTTTTGGGAAGCAGAATTATAAAATTTGCCAATACATTGGGGCTTTTTGAAAGCCAAAAACCTTTACCAACCAATATTTTAGCTAAAGCGATGATTAATTCTTCTAAAATAAAAAGCAATGGCTATTCGAGTATAAAACTTGGAAATATTTTCTGTTTTGCTGAGAAAAGCAATGTTTAATACCTATTCAAAATTAATTAGAATGAATTTTCTTCTAAGCTTTATAAATATGAAGTTAATTTTTTTATAATTCTTATTAAGTTGCCACGAATACACGAATGTTTTTTGATAAATATATTTCGTGCATTCGTGGTCATCCTATTTAATAATTATTCAAAAACAAAAAATCGCCTCAAAATGAGACGATTTTCTTTAGTGTAAATATTTAAAATATTATTTAGCTTTAGCCTGAAGTTCAGCTTCTTTAGCTTTCATTTCAGTAACTTTAGCTTGATTTTTAAGCATTCCGTAAATGTCTTTCAAAATGGAAACAGCATCAATATTGTTAGGATTTGCCTGATACCATTTTTCAGCATGAGGCAACGCCTTACCAAATCTCTCTTTTCTTGCTTCAATTAACGTTGTAGCTTTATCCGGATCTGATTTTCTGATTGCATTAATTGCTTCAACCGCTTTATTATCATCACCAATAGTAGTATAAACTAAATTTTGATAAGCATTATCCTTTAATTTAGTATCATTACCAGCCAGCTCAATTGCTTTATTAAATGAAGCAATTGCATCAGTTGCTGTGGCTTCGTTTTTTGATTGTAAAACACCTAAATTATACCAATTGGTAGCATCATTAGGATTTTTTGCTAACTGCTCCTTAAGGTTTACCATAAATTGGTCAGTTTTACCTGTTGCATATAATGCAGAACCATGATATTCTTTTAATTTAGCATTATTAGGATATTTTGCTAATCCTTTTTCAATCAATGCTAAAGCTTCATCGTTTTTCTTTGCATTTAAAAGCAAAGTAGATAAAGTTTCATATAAATCTGGTTCAACACTTTTCGTTTGCTCAGTTTTAAAATCAGAATAATCTTTTGATGAACTTTTCTTTAAAAGGTCCCAAGTTGCTTTATCATAAGCTGAAACTTGTCCTGATTTATTTTCTTTTGCAGTATAAGTTGTCTGAATTCCTGTATAGCCAGAATTAATTAAATCAGTATAAATTTTTATAGATTCATCTAAGTTGTTTGCCAAAGCATAACTCAAACCCGCATAATACTTGTAAGTTTTATCCTCTTGACCGTTTGCTTTTAACAAATCATAAAGTTCTATGAACTTTGGTCCTGCTACCGTATAATTTTTTGCATTATATGCATCCATCGCCGCTTTATTAGTAGCTTGAACTTGAGCATTTACATCTTTTTTATCTTCCTTCTGCCCGAAAGCAAAAACCGAAGAAACGATTGCTATACCTAAAATTAGCTTTTTCATAAATAAGAATTTTAATTATATTTTTATATTATTCTTCAGAATCTGAATTTTCAGTTCCATCAGTCGGGTTTTCTTCTGTATTTTCTGCCTTTGGTGAAGCATTTTCTTCTGTAGAAATATTTTCTTCAGATTCTTCTCCTTCAATAACCTCCTCTTCTACATCTTTATCCATTGATACTTTTGCAATAGCTGCAATCTCGTCATTCTTTTTAAGATTGATCATTCTTACACCCTGAGTATTTCTACCCATCACACGCATTTCGTCCATATTCATTCTGATAGCAACCCCGGATTTATTGATAATCATCAATCCATCTTCGTCTGTAACATTCTGAATAGCAATAAGATTACCCGTCTTTTCAGTTATATTTAAAGTAATAACTCCTTTTCCACCTCTGTTGGTAATTCTATAGTCTTCAACTGCAGTTCTCTTACCATATCCTTTTTCAGATACTACAAGAACGGTATCATTTTCCAAATCGTTGACAACAATCATACCAATAACCTCATCGTTCTCTTCCATCGTAATACCACGAACCCCGATAGATCCTCTACCAACTTCTCTTACTTTTTCCTCAGGGAAACGAATACATTTACCATTTTTGGTAGCAATCATAATCTGAGATTCACCATTAGTAAGATAAGCACTTAATAACTGATCGTTTTCTCTGATTTCGATAGCATTAATACCATTTACTCTCGGTCTTGAATAAGCTTCTAAAGATGTTTTCTTAATCGTACCGTTTTTAGTAATCATTACAACGCTCATCTGGTTGATGTAATCTACATCTTTCAGATCATTGGTTCTGATGTATGCTTTAATCTTATCATCTGGTTCGATGTTGATTAAATTTTGTACCGCTCTTCCTTTTGCCGTTTTAGAACCTTCAGGAATTTCAAATACTCTTAACCAGTAACACTTACCTTTTTCAGTAAAGAACAACATATATTGGTGATTGGTTGCAGAAACAATATACTCCAAGAAATCTGAATCTCTTGTTGTAGCCGCTTTGTTACCAACTCCACCTCTACTTTGGATTTTATATTCTGAAAGCAACGTTCTCTTCACATATCCTGCATGAGAAATAGTAAGAACAACCGCTTCATTCGGAATAATATCTTCAATAGACATTTCACCTCCAGAATAATCGATTTCTGTTCTTCTTTCGTCACCGTATTTTTCTTTTACTTCAGCTAATTCTTCCTTAATAATTTGGAATCTTCTTGGTTCATTAGCCAAAATATCTTCTAAATTATTAATTTCTTTCATAATAGCATCGTATTCGTCACGGATCTTATCAAGCTCCATTCCTGTAAGACGAGCCAAACGAAGATCAAGAATTGCCTGCGCCTGAATTTCTGATAATTCAAATGCTTCGATCAAACCTTCTTTTGCACCTTGTGGATTAGCGCTGTGACGAATAATTGAAATTGCTTTATCTAAAGAAGCTTGAGAACCAATCACTTTCATGAAACCTTCAAGGATGTGGGCTCTTTCTTTTGCTTTTCTAAGTTCGTATTCCGTTCTTCTTACAATCACCACATGTCTATGCTCAACAAAATGGTGAATAATGTCTTTTAAATTCAGCTGTTCCGGTCTTCCGTGTACCAAAGCGATATTGTTTACACTGAAAGAAGTTTGTAACGAAGTATATTTATATAATAAGTTCAGAACAACATTAGGAATTGCATCATTTTTCAATTCATAAACGATACGCATTCCGTTTCTGTCTGATTCATCTCTGATTTCGTAGATTCCAGGAATTTTCTCATCTTTTACCAACTCAGCTGTTCTGGCAATCATTTCAGCTTTGTTTACCTGATAAGGTATTTCGGTTACGATAATTGCATTTCTATTGTGTACTTCCTCGAAGCTTACTTTTGCTCTAAGAACCACTCTTCCTCTTCCTGTATGGAAAGCATCTCTTACACCATCGTATCCGTAAATAATTCCACCTGTAGGAAAATCCGGAGCAACAATGTGCTGCATCAGTTCATCGATGCTAATTTCTTTATTATCAATATATGCAGTAATTGCATCTACAGCTTCAGAGAGATTGTGAGGCGCCATATTCGTCGCCATACCTACTGCGATACCAGAAGTACCGTTCACCAAAAGATTTGGAATTTTTGTAGGCATTACAGTAGGCTCTGTTAAGCTGTCATCAAAGTTATTTTGAAAGTCAACTGTTTCTTTATCAAGATCTGATAAAATTTCGTCCGAAACTTTTTTAAGTCTTGCCTCGGTATAACGCATTGCTGCAGGTGGATCACCATCCATCGAACCGAAGTTACCCTGACCGTCAACCTGTGGATAACGTAAACTCCAAGGCTGAGCCATTCTTACCATTGCGTCATAAACTGAAGAATCTCCATGTGGGTGATATTTACCTAAAACATCCCCAACAATTCTCGCTGACTTTAAGTATTTTCTGTTTGAGAAAACCCCTAAACCATACATACCATAAAGCACTCTTCGGTGTACTGGCTTAAGACCATCTCTTACGTCCGGTAATGCTCTCGAAACAATAACCGACATCGAATAATCAATGTAAGATGATTTCATTTCATCAACAATGTTGATAGGAATTAATCTTTCTCCTTCTTTTTGCATATATAAGTTTTATTGTAATGATAATCAGACTTTTAAAAATTGGTCTGAAAACTATTTATTTTGAATAATTAATAACGTGCTAAGTTACAAAATTTTTACCGATTTTTGCCTGAGAAATCAAGCAAAATATCTTAAAAAAAATTAAAATATGAGTGTATTAAGTATAACTTTTCATTGCATAAACAGCAGCATAGATGAGTGGGAAAACTATGTGGATGAAACTTTAGTTTTAATGGCTGAAAACCTTCTGGATGTTGATAAATACATCTTATCTGAAGTTCACAGTGATTTTATTGATGAAGGAAAAAATTATAACCTTCTTTTAATCTTTGATAACGAAGAAAAAAGAACTGAGTTTATGGAAAGTGAATTATTAAACATCTCCGAAAGAATCGAAACTAAATTTGGTCAGGATGTTATGATTTTCAATACTTCTTTAAATCCTAAGAAGAAAAATCTTTAGTAAAACTCAACTTAAAGGATAAATAAAAAGGCTGTCTCAAAAATTGAAACAGCCTTTTTTTTATAAATTAACAACAATTACC encodes the following:
- a CDS encoding tetratricopeptide repeat protein, encoding MKKLILGIAIVSSVFAFGQKEDKKDVNAQVQATNKAAMDAYNAKNYTVAGPKFIELYDLLKANGQEDKTYKYYAGLSYALANNLDESIKIYTDLINSGYTGIQTTYTAKENKSGQVSAYDKATWDLLKKSSSKDYSDFKTEQTKSVEPDLYETLSTLLLNAKKNDEALALIEKGLAKYPNNAKLKEYHGSALYATGKTDQFMVNLKEQLAKNPNDATNWYNLGVLQSKNEATATDAIASFNKAIELAGNDTKLKDNAYQNLVYTTIGDDNKAVEAINAIRKSDPDKATTLIEARKERFGKALPHAEKWYQANPNNIDAVSILKDIYGMLKNQAKVTEMKAKEAELQAKAK
- the gyrA gene encoding DNA gyrase subunit A, producing MQKEGERLIPINIVDEMKSSYIDYSMSVIVSRALPDVRDGLKPVHRRVLYGMYGLGVFSNRKYLKSARIVGDVLGKYHPHGDSSVYDAMVRMAQPWSLRYPQVDGQGNFGSMDGDPPAAMRYTEARLKKVSDEILSDLDKETVDFQNNFDDSLTEPTVMPTKIPNLLVNGTSGIAVGMATNMAPHNLSEAVDAITAYIDNKEISIDELMQHIVAPDFPTGGIIYGYDGVRDAFHTGRGRVVLRAKVSFEEVHNRNAIIVTEIPYQVNKAEMIARTAELVKDEKIPGIYEIRDESDRNGMRIVYELKNDAIPNVVLNLLYKYTSLQTSFSVNNIALVHGRPEQLNLKDIIHHFVEHRHVVIVRRTEYELRKAKERAHILEGFMKVIGSQASLDKAISIIRHSANPQGAKEGLIEAFELSEIQAQAILDLRLARLTGMELDKIRDEYDAIMKEINNLEDILANEPRRFQIIKEELAEVKEKYGDERRTEIDYSGGEMSIEDIIPNEAVVLTISHAGYVKRTLLSEYKIQSRGGVGNKAATTRDSDFLEYIVSATNHQYMLFFTEKGKCYWLRVFEIPEGSKTAKGRAVQNLINIEPDDKIKAYIRTNDLKDVDYINQMSVVMITKNGTIKKTSLEAYSRPRVNGINAIEIRENDQLLSAYLTNGESQIMIATKNGKCIRFPEEKVREVGRGSIGVRGITMEENDEVIGMIVVNDLENDTVLVVSEKGYGKRTAVEDYRITNRGGKGVITLNITEKTGNLIAIQNVTDEDGLMIINKSGVAIRMNMDEMRVMGRNTQGVRMINLKKNDEIAAIAKVSMDKDVEEEVIEGEESEENISTEENASPKAENTEENPTDGTENSDSEE
- a CDS encoding DUF4286 family protein, whose product is MSVLSITFHCINSSIDEWENYVDETLVLMAENLLDVDKYILSEVHSDFIDEGKNYNLLLIFDNEEKRTEFMESELLNISERIETKFGQDVMIFNTSLNPKKKNL
- a CDS encoding NAD(P)H-binding protein, which translates into the protein MKALVIGATGATGKDLVNQLLQDNDFEEVNVFVRKPLSIQNKKLKTHVVDFEKYEDWKNLVKGDVAFSCLGTTLKDAGSKDAQRKVDFDYQYQFAKAAKENNVDDYILVSAYGANPKSKIFYSKMKGELEEAVKKLHFNKITIFKPGMLERKDSERTGEVLGSRIIKFANTLGLFESQKPLPTNILAKAMINSSKIKSNGYSSIKLGNIFCFAEKSNV